The sequence CTTGAAGAGGAGTTGGAGAAGGGATTGAGAGTAAAGAAGACATCTGGGAGTCGAGAAGACTGTTGGTCTCCAAGTCTGCGCCGGTGAAAGTGCTAAGGTGATCGGTACCTGAACTACCTGccatggcggcggcggcagccagCTGCTGGAGGTACTGCAGCTGTGCAGCCTCGGCCTGCAGCCGCGCAGCGTGGTCGTCCAAGGGGCGGCCGCCGATGAGCTCTCCGAGCTTAGCCAAGGCGATGAGCTGCTGAAGGGCGTCAAAGAAGTCGGTCCTCGGGCGGTGCGTCATGGGGTCGAACCCCATCTGGATCAGCCTCTTCTTGAGGTGGGTGTTCCagaagttcttgatctcgttgtcagtCCGGCCTGGGAGATGGGAAGCAATCGCCGACCACCTAAAACGTCCGAAAGCGGTTTACACCGAGAGCTTCGAATTATATGATCATTTAACTACAGTGCAGGAAATGCATGTATTACTTGTTGCCAAGAACAGAGTGTAGGTTGAGAATGATCTGCTCCTCCTCTGGGGAAAACCTGCCTCTTTTGATATCTGGCCTCAAATAGTTAGTCCATCTTAGCCTGCAGCTCTTCCCACATCTATTTAGTCCTATAGCAGAACACAACCAAATTTAGATGCCAGGATCcagccacagagagagagagagagagagagagagagagagagagagagagagagaccagctAGCTTTGGGAGGGCTCTCCAACTGCCATGGCCGTGCTTCTGGACATACTGGACAAGCTTCTGGTCTTCTTCAGGTGTCCAGGGACCCTTCTTGAGGCCATTCTCATCACAGCAAGGGGATCTCCCCATTGAAGTCTCCGGCGGCCAGATCAAGGGTGGCCACTGGGttgtagagaaagagagagaccaCAACTCCCTCTTAGGTTATCCCACTTCGCCACCCGAAGCTCGGTCTCCCATTTATACACACGTTAAGCTTTAGACTCGGTTGTCCAAAAAGACCAATCCACCCTTCCCTTTCACCTTTCATTAAGCATTACAGGGATCAGAACACAGAGAAAGATGTTTGGAATTCCGAAACACCC comes from Musa acuminata AAA Group cultivar baxijiao chromosome BXJ3-3, Cavendish_Baxijiao_AAA, whole genome shotgun sequence and encodes:
- the LOC103977495 gene encoding transcription factor MYB92 → MGRSPCCDENGLKKGPWTPEEDQKLVQYVQKHGHGSWRALPKLAGLNRCGKSCRLRWTNYLRPDIKRGRFSPEEEQIILNLHSVLGNKWSAIASHLPGRTDNEIKNFWNTHLKKRLIQMGFDPMTHRPRTDFFDALQQLIALAKLGELIGGRPLDDHAARLQAEAAQLQYLQQLAAAAAMAGSSGTDHLSTFTGADLETNSLLDSQMSSLLSIPSPTPLQDFNGQTSDNPLLPELEIPCSMFDQPINSETNQSSNLTGFNLGDNSPGSPFMSPNSPLPPLTDVSIGNLVGGACSASSCGNSGINPPSLWPDMLFDDPFMGDFA